The segment GCAGGGATAGGGATTATTATACCGATTCTTGTAATCCCCATTTCAAGGTTTATTACGGAAAGGGTAAAAGAACTCAAACAGTCAGCCCTCCGCATTGCTTCGGGTGACCTGGCTCACAGAATCGATATCAAGGGCCGTGATGAGATAGGGGAGCTCGGTACCGCATTCAATCAGATGGCAGATAAGGTCGAAAGGATGATTGTCGGAAGGAAGGCCTTAACTGCCCTCATCTCCCATGAACTCCGTACACCACTTACCAGGGTAAGAATAGCAGAGGAAATACTGAGGGAAAAGCTGGAAAATGAGAAACAGGATACATATTTAAGGCATTTAAATGATATCAGGGAAGATGTCGAATTCCTTAATCAGCTGATCGGCAGGATACTTGAACTGTCAAAAATAGATATGCTTGAGGCGAGTTTTGAGATGCAACCCTTTGATATCAGACAATTAATTCTAGATCTGATAGGGCAGCTTAAGCCCATTATTGACCGAAAGCACCTCTATGTGTATACTGAGTTGTCATTTATCACAGGATTTATTGGAAACAGAAGCACATTAAGCACTGCCTTCCTAAATATACTTGATAATGCAGTCAAATTTACGGCTCAGGATGGCCGGATTTATGCGTCGCTTTTCCAGGAAGAAAAAAAAGTGGTGCTGAGTGTAGTGAACAACTTCCAAAAACTTGATGAAGAGGATCTATCAAGGATTTTTGAACCATTTCAGAGGGCCGGGGATTCTGATACATCTGGTTCTGGACTGGGCCTTGCCATCACGCAAAAGATTATAGAAAGGCATGGTGGTATTGCGAGGGCATATAATTCAGATGGTGGTTTTGAAATCAGGATAACACTGCCTGTACATTGTCATCAGTAAAAAATGTCCGGTGCGCTTGATAACCCGATTGGCAAATGATTAAATATTTTGAATAAAAAACTTGACATATTATGGTTGTTGATTTAATAAATTCGTTTTTTGAATTTACATTCAGGATAGATAAAAAATGAAGACATATGTTGCCAAAGAACAGGAAATAGAAAAGAAATGGTACCTTGTAGATGCACAGGACATGATACTTGGCCGTCTGGCCAGTCAGATTGCCTCGCATCTTCGGGGAAAACACAAGCCAATTTTTACTCCCCATGCTGATACCGGTGATTTTGTGGTTGTTATTAATGCCGAAAAGGTCTCTCTTACAGGCAATAAATGGGATAATAAAATATATTACCATCACTCCGGGTACATGGGAGGTCTCAAGCAGATCTCTGCCAAAAAATTAATTGAAAAGAAACCTGATCAGGTTCTCTATATGGCTGTAAAAAGGATGCTCCCCAAGAACAGCCTTGGAAGGCGACAGTTAAAAAAGCTTAAAATATATGCAGGTTCTGAACACCCACATGTTGCCCAGAATCCTCAATTGTTAAAGATGTAGGAGGTCTTAATGGCTCAAGACTTATGGCATGCCGTTGGCAAAAGAAAGACTTCGATCGCCCGTGTATGGATAAGGCCGGGTACCGGAGTTATTACAGTAAATG is part of the Desulfatiglans sp. genome and harbors:
- a CDS encoding HAMP domain-containing histidine kinase produces the protein MKPPKLYIKFFLSFTFMLIITLLMIYGLHMKTEVRARNRYIREQVRLYNIERVILLTELIGEKIRSESYDIPNKIINDDMQAFLNNLSKLNTAKIWITNNDKLLLKSFEGEIPVDLSCIPDENRFISDDISLYQGFNSTRDIYVVSPVKNPASEDMFFHIIFGERRGGEREGTGFLFGLAGIGIIIPILVIPISRFITERVKELKQSALRIASGDLAHRIDIKGRDEIGELGTAFNQMADKVERMIVGRKALTALISHELRTPLTRVRIAEEILREKLENEKQDTYLRHLNDIREDVEFLNQLIGRILELSKIDMLEASFEMQPFDIRQLILDLIGQLKPIIDRKHLYVYTELSFITGFIGNRSTLSTAFLNILDNAVKFTAQDGRIYASLFQEEKKVVLSVVNNFQKLDEEDLSRIFEPFQRAGDSDTSGSGLGLAITQKIIERHGGIARAYNSDGGFEIRITLPVHCHQ
- the rplM gene encoding 50S ribosomal protein L13 → MKTYVAKEQEIEKKWYLVDAQDMILGRLASQIASHLRGKHKPIFTPHADTGDFVVVINAEKVSLTGNKWDNKIYYHHSGYMGGLKQISAKKLIEKKPDQVLYMAVKRMLPKNSLGRRQLKKLKIYAGSEHPHVAQNPQLLKM